From a region of the Streptomyces caniferus genome:
- a CDS encoding HAD hydrolase family protein, translated as MTDAPATPPRAPETAVAPRLIATDLDGTLLHDDKTVSDRTIAALAAAEQAGIEVFFVTGRPARWMGVVSDHVHGHGLAICANGAAVVDLHRGGRIVEVSPLERTVALTIVDMLRNVAPGTSFAVERTGGIHYEPQYPPLLLDPAAVVAPAEKLLAEDFVSTLCPHATGPEDAQGPDDASGGTNSPTGPADPTASIDPADPVGPAFPEQPVIKLLAHHPELDPDAFLTLARTTAGDLASFTRSSPTALLEISGAGVSKAGTLARCCAERGISPEEVVAFGDMPNDIEMLTWAGASYAMANAHPDVLAATTGRTASNNDDGVAAVIEQILRHGAPRADRQPR; from the coding sequence GTGACTGATGCCCCCGCCACGCCACCACGGGCGCCCGAAACGGCCGTTGCGCCCCGGCTGATCGCCACCGACCTCGACGGCACGCTGCTGCACGACGACAAGACGGTCTCCGACCGGACGATCGCCGCACTGGCCGCCGCGGAGCAGGCCGGCATCGAGGTGTTCTTCGTCACCGGGCGCCCGGCCCGCTGGATGGGCGTGGTCAGCGACCATGTACACGGTCACGGGCTGGCGATCTGCGCGAACGGCGCGGCCGTCGTCGATCTGCACCGCGGGGGCCGGATCGTCGAGGTCAGCCCGCTGGAGCGCACCGTCGCGCTGACGATCGTGGACATGCTGCGCAACGTCGCGCCCGGCACCTCGTTCGCGGTCGAGCGCACCGGCGGCATCCACTACGAGCCGCAGTACCCGCCCCTCCTCCTGGACCCGGCCGCGGTCGTCGCGCCGGCCGAGAAGCTGCTCGCGGAGGACTTCGTCTCGACGCTGTGCCCGCACGCGACCGGGCCCGAGGACGCCCAGGGGCCGGACGACGCGTCGGGGGGCACCAACAGCCCCACCGGGCCCGCCGACCCCACAGCCTCCATTGATCCAGCCGACCCCGTCGGCCCCGCCTTCCCCGAGCAGCCCGTGATCAAGCTGCTGGCGCACCACCCCGAGCTGGACCCCGACGCATTCCTCACCCTGGCCCGTACGACCGCGGGCGATCTCGCGTCCTTCACCCGCTCCAGCCCCACCGCCCTCCTGGAGATCAGCGGAGCCGGCGTCAGCAAGGCCGGCACCCTCGCCCGCTGCTGTGCGGAGCGCGGCATCTCTCCGGAGGAGGTCGTCGCCTTCGGCGACATGCCGAATGACATAGAGATGCTGACCTGGGCCGGCGCCTCGTACGCCATGGCCAACGCGCATCCGGACGTGCTGGCCGCCACGACGGGCCGCACCGCGTCCAACAACGACGACGGTGTCGCTGCCGTCATCGAGCAGATCCTGCGCCACGGCGCTCCACGGGCCGACCGACAGCCCCGATAG
- a CDS encoding LLM class flavin-dependent oxidoreductase, protein MRLSTVILPVHRWSEGGREAWQRAEELGFHAAYTYDHLSWRSFRDQAWFGALPTLTAAAAATSRLRLGTLVTSPNFRHPVTLAKELISLDDISDGRITLGIGAGGNGFDATALGQEPWEPRERADRFAEFVGLLDRLLTQDVVSYAGDHYSAHEVRNIPGCAQRPRLPFAVAATGPRGLRLAAQYGQAWVTTGDPKVSNGGGTSDDSREAVRGQIERLGKACADQGRELADLQKIMLTGFTPDRPLDSVDAFVDFAGRHAELGIDELVLHWPIADSLFETDVAVFERIATEGLAQLAAR, encoded by the coding sequence ATGCGACTGAGCACCGTGATACTCCCCGTCCACCGTTGGTCCGAGGGCGGACGGGAGGCATGGCAGCGCGCCGAGGAGCTGGGTTTCCACGCCGCGTACACCTACGACCACCTCTCGTGGCGGAGCTTCCGCGACCAGGCGTGGTTCGGCGCCCTCCCGACGCTGACCGCGGCCGCGGCCGCGACGTCCCGCCTGCGGCTGGGCACCCTCGTCACCTCGCCGAACTTCCGGCACCCGGTCACCCTCGCCAAGGAACTGATCTCGCTCGACGACATCAGCGACGGCCGGATCACCCTGGGCATCGGCGCCGGCGGCAACGGCTTCGACGCCACCGCGCTCGGCCAGGAGCCGTGGGAGCCGCGGGAACGGGCCGACCGCTTCGCCGAGTTCGTCGGGCTGCTGGACCGGCTGCTGACCCAGGATGTCGTCTCCTACGCCGGCGACCACTACTCCGCGCACGAGGTGCGCAACATCCCCGGCTGCGCGCAGCGCCCGCGGCTGCCGTTCGCGGTGGCGGCCACCGGACCGCGCGGGCTGAGGCTGGCCGCCCAGTACGGCCAGGCGTGGGTGACGACCGGTGATCCCAAGGTCTCCAACGGGGGCGGGACGTCGGACGACTCGCGCGAGGCGGTCCGCGGGCAGATCGAGCGGCTGGGGAAGGCCTGTGCCGATCAGGGCCGGGAGCTCGCCGACCTGCAGAAGATCATGCTGACCGGCTTCACTCCGGACCGTCCGCTGGACTCCGTGGACGCCTTCGTCGACTTCGCCGGACGCCACGCCGAGCTGGGCATCGACGAGCTGGTCCTCCACTGGCCGATCGCCGATTCGCTCTTCGAGACCGATGTCGCGGTCTTCGAGCGGATCGCCACGGAGGGACTGGCGCAGCTGGCCGCGCGGTAG
- a CDS encoding RNA 2'-phosphotransferase, with product MDNQRSVRISKYLAKHLRHEPERIGITLDAQGWVSVEELMTAAARHGFHFSRAELEAVVADNDKQRYAIEDGRIRASQGHSVRVDLDLPPAVPPAHLFHGTVARSVAAIREVGLRPMSRHAVHLSQDRETATRVGARRGKPVVLTVDAGAMHRAGHVFRVSANGVWLTSRVPPQFLRFPG from the coding sequence ATGGACAACCAGCGCTCCGTGCGCATCTCGAAGTATCTGGCGAAACATCTGCGCCACGAACCGGAGCGGATCGGCATCACCCTCGATGCCCAGGGCTGGGTTTCCGTCGAAGAGCTCATGACAGCGGCCGCGCGGCACGGATTCCACTTCTCCCGGGCGGAGTTGGAAGCGGTGGTCGCCGACAACGACAAGCAGCGTTACGCCATCGAGGACGGCCGGATCCGGGCGAGCCAGGGCCATTCGGTACGTGTCGACCTCGATCTGCCGCCGGCCGTACCACCGGCCCACCTCTTCCACGGCACGGTGGCCCGCAGTGTGGCCGCCATCCGGGAGGTGGGACTGCGGCCGATGTCGCGGCATGCCGTCCATCTCTCCCAGGACCGCGAGACCGCGACCCGGGTGGGCGCGCGGCGCGGCAAGCCCGTGGTCCTGACCGTCGACGCCGGGGCGATGCACCGTGCCGGCCATGTCTTCCGGGTCAGCGCCAACGGCGTCTGGCTCACCAGCCGGGTACCGCCGCAGTTCCTCCGTTTCCCGGGCTGA
- the pspAB gene encoding PspA-associated protein PspAB, translating into MGFLDAILGRSKPVRPDLDQLFALPSAAVTLQAAAGFEPTGLGSVCFASVEGGTFARIQEEARSLLDGSVEFTQDAYGYTWLLARHPREDVAGLVNDLHAVNTSLEEAGFGPQLLCSLVGFRDERQRSLALVYLYKRGTFYPFSPKEGGGEKRDNPLELEVRAMLGDDLTIEQDLARWFPVWGAPGL; encoded by the coding sequence ATGGGATTTCTTGACGCCATCCTCGGCCGCAGCAAGCCGGTACGCCCCGATCTGGACCAGCTCTTCGCGCTGCCGTCCGCGGCCGTCACCCTCCAGGCCGCGGCCGGGTTCGAACCCACCGGCCTGGGGTCGGTGTGCTTCGCCAGTGTCGAGGGCGGGACATTCGCCCGCATCCAGGAGGAGGCCCGGTCCCTCCTGGACGGTTCGGTGGAGTTCACGCAGGACGCGTACGGCTATACCTGGCTGCTCGCACGGCATCCGCGGGAGGACGTGGCGGGCCTGGTCAACGACCTGCACGCGGTCAACACGTCGCTGGAGGAGGCGGGGTTCGGCCCGCAGTTGCTCTGTTCGCTGGTCGGGTTCCGCGATGAGCGGCAGCGGTCGCTGGCGCTGGTCTACCTCTACAAGCGTGGCACGTTCTACCCCTTCTCCCCGAAGGAGGGCGGCGGCGAGAAGCGCGACAACCCGCTCGAACTGGAGGTGCGGGCGATGCTCGGCGACGATCTGACGATCGAGCAGGATCTGGCGCGGTGGTTCCCGGTGTGGGGAGCGCCAGGGCTCTGA
- the htpX gene encoding zinc metalloprotease HtpX, which yields MAQTRFAPDRGLTTRMVTTMFFIGLLYVVVVGVLVVLLKGAWVVVLLISGALFVAQFWFSDRIAAFSMGAREVTPEQAPELHGAVDRLCALADMPKPRVAIAESDVPNAFATGRGQKNSLVCATTGLLRRLEPEELEGVLAHELSHVAHRDVAVMTIASFLGVLAGIITRAALWSGIGRNNRDQNAAIAVLIVTAVSVVVYAISFLLTRLLSRYRELSADRAAALLTGRPSALAAALTKVTGQIARIPTEDLRKAQPFNAFYFAPAFNKESFSRLLSSHPTLEQRLDQLAKIAAQLGRA from the coding sequence ATGGCACAGACCCGATTCGCCCCGGACCGCGGGCTGACCACCCGCATGGTCACCACGATGTTCTTCATCGGGTTGCTGTACGTCGTGGTCGTCGGCGTGCTGGTGGTGCTGCTCAAGGGCGCGTGGGTGGTGGTGCTGCTGATCTCGGGTGCCCTGTTCGTCGCGCAGTTCTGGTTCAGCGACCGGATCGCGGCGTTCAGCATGGGTGCGCGCGAGGTCACGCCGGAGCAGGCACCCGAGCTGCACGGCGCCGTCGACCGGCTGTGTGCGCTGGCCGACATGCCCAAGCCGCGGGTCGCGATCGCCGAGTCGGATGTGCCGAACGCCTTCGCCACCGGACGCGGTCAGAAGAACTCCCTGGTGTGTGCCACCACCGGGCTGCTCAGGCGGCTGGAGCCGGAGGAGCTGGAGGGGGTGCTGGCCCACGAGCTCTCGCATGTCGCGCACCGGGACGTCGCGGTGATGACCATCGCGTCCTTCCTCGGCGTACTGGCCGGGATCATCACCAGGGCCGCTCTGTGGAGCGGCATCGGCCGTAACAACCGGGACCAGAACGCGGCCATCGCCGTGCTCATCGTGACCGCCGTGAGCGTGGTCGTCTATGCGATCAGCTTCCTCCTGACCCGGCTGCTGTCCCGTTACCGCGAGCTGTCCGCCGACCGGGCCGCCGCGCTGCTGACCGGCCGTCCCTCGGCGCTGGCCGCCGCACTGACCAAGGTCACCGGCCAGATCGCAAGGATCCCGACCGAGGACCTGCGCAAGGCCCAGCCGTTCAACGCCTTCTACTTCGCCCCGGCGTTCAACAAGGAGAGCTTCAGCCGGCTGCTGTCCTCGCACCCGACGCTGGAACAGCGGCTGGACCAACTGGCCAAGATCGCGGCGCAGCTGGGACGGGCGTGA
- a CDS encoding GAF domain-containing sensor histidine kinase: protein MDAATEATRSLQGLSSELTARVPQLLEAMRTVGAGLDLHVTLDRIVETAAELADARYAAIGIIDDAREGLSDFVTYGVDGEQHRRIGALPDGHKGLLGALIHDPKPLRLRDLTKDPRSAGFPAGHPPMRTFLGVPVRVQGEIFGNLYLTEKRDGGEFSEEDLHMVRVLATEAGIAIGNARLHAATRQRERWIDGSVAVTTELLAGSDVDDALAVVAEQARKLADSAAGIVLLPDEEGGLEIVAVSADDPTGIMGTQIPPHSPVVEQLLAGEAVFVHDSATDPRMITDIAARFGPSMMLPLKSGGRVLGTLATPRARGARPFTGAERTLATQFAAQAALALVLADAQRDRERLAVYEDRDRIARDLHDLVIQRLFATGMILESAQRRTIVPEVAQGVGKAVDELDVTIQEIRTAIFALQQGPAEAPSGLRTRVLREIGTAAVPLGFQPSAGFIGPVDSRVGELTGKNLIAALREALSNAFRHAQASRIEVVVDATIRLPDGADGVRLTVADDGVGISDGGRRSGLKNLSKRAESLGGSSWFGPGLGEGGTGTTVRWEAPL, encoded by the coding sequence ATGGACGCCGCCACCGAGGCGACGCGCAGTCTGCAGGGCCTGTCGTCCGAGCTGACCGCCCGGGTGCCGCAGCTGCTGGAAGCGATGCGTACGGTCGGCGCGGGTCTTGATCTGCACGTCACCCTGGACCGGATCGTGGAGACCGCCGCCGAGCTCGCCGACGCCCGCTATGCCGCGATCGGGATCATCGACGACGCCCGCGAGGGGCTGTCGGACTTCGTGACGTACGGGGTGGACGGGGAGCAGCACCGGCGGATCGGCGCGCTGCCCGACGGCCACAAGGGTCTGCTCGGTGCGCTCATCCACGATCCCAAGCCGCTGCGCCTCCGCGACCTCACGAAGGACCCCCGCTCGGCGGGCTTCCCGGCCGGGCACCCGCCGATGCGGACGTTCCTCGGGGTGCCGGTCCGCGTCCAGGGCGAGATCTTCGGCAACCTCTATCTGACGGAGAAGCGCGACGGCGGGGAGTTCAGCGAGGAGGACCTGCACATGGTGCGGGTGCTGGCCACCGAGGCCGGTATCGCGATCGGCAACGCCAGGCTGCATGCGGCAACCCGGCAGCGGGAGCGGTGGATCGACGGCTCGGTGGCGGTGACCACCGAACTCCTCGCCGGCAGCGATGTCGACGATGCGCTTGCGGTGGTCGCCGAGCAGGCCCGCAAACTGGCGGACTCGGCGGCCGGCATCGTGCTGCTGCCGGACGAGGAGGGCGGTCTGGAGATCGTCGCGGTGTCGGCGGACGACCCCACCGGGATCATGGGGACGCAGATTCCGCCCCACAGCCCGGTCGTCGAGCAACTCCTCGCCGGGGAAGCGGTGTTCGTGCACGACTCGGCCACCGACCCACGGATGATCACGGACATCGCGGCCCGGTTCGGCCCCAGCATGATGCTGCCGCTCAAGAGCGGCGGACGGGTGCTCGGCACTCTGGCGACCCCGCGGGCGAGGGGTGCCCGCCCGTTCACCGGCGCCGAGCGGACGCTGGCCACTCAGTTCGCGGCGCAGGCCGCCCTGGCGCTGGTCCTGGCGGACGCACAGCGCGACCGCGAGCGGCTGGCGGTCTACGAGGACCGCGACCGGATCGCCCGTGACCTGCACGATCTCGTCATCCAGCGGCTCTTCGCGACCGGCATGATCCTGGAGAGCGCCCAGCGCAGAACGATCGTGCCGGAGGTGGCCCAGGGCGTCGGCAAGGCCGTCGACGAGCTGGACGTCACCATCCAGGAGATCCGCACCGCGATCTTCGCCCTGCAGCAGGGCCCGGCCGAGGCACCGTCCGGGCTGCGGACCCGGGTACTGCGGGAGATCGGCACCGCCGCCGTACCGCTCGGCTTCCAGCCGTCGGCCGGTTTCATCGGCCCGGTCGACTCCCGGGTCGGCGAGCTGACCGGCAAGAACCTGATCGCCGCGCTGCGCGAGGCGCTGTCGAACGCCTTCCGGCACGCCCAGGCGTCCCGGATCGAGGTCGTCGTCGATGCCACGATCCGGCTCCCGGACGGCGCCGACGGCGTCCGGCTGACCGTCGCCGACGACGGCGTCGGCATCTCGGACGGCGGTCGCCGCAGCGGCCTCAAGAACCTCTCCAAGCGCGCGGAGTCACTGGGCGGGTCCAGCTGGTTCGGTCCGGGGCTGGGCGAGGGCGGCACGGGGACGACGGTGCGGTGGGAGGCGCCGCTGTAA